In a single window of the Limnochorda sp. L945t genome:
- a CDS encoding spore coat protein, whose protein sequence is MPFTDKEIASDVLDMLKHRATGLTKAAIECSDINLRNTLLQMRQFDEGAQWELYRLMEQKGWYLPSGRADATEIQKVRQYFQGVPVQAGAGYMRDGGGLRV, encoded by the coding sequence GTGCCTTTCACCGACAAGGAAATCGCCTCGGACGTGCTCGACATGCTCAAGCACCGGGCGACCGGGCTCACCAAGGCCGCCATCGAGTGCTCGGACATCAACTTGCGCAACACCCTGCTCCAGATGCGCCAGTTCGACGAGGGCGCCCAGTGGGAGCTCTACCGCCTGATGGAGCAGAAGGGCTGGTACCTCCCCTCGGGCAGGGCCGACGCCACCGAAATCCAGAAGGTCCGCCAGTACTTCCAGGGCGTGCCTGTCCAGGCAGGTGCAGGCTACATGCGGGACGGCGGCGGGTTGAGGGTGTAG
- a CDS encoding potassium channel family protein: protein MAMRRRRTRQFAVIGLGRFGSSVASTLYKQGQEVLAIDNVEDRVQEMAPHVTHAVQADATDEQAMRAIGIRNFDVVIVAIGEIEASILATSVVKGLGVRYVVAKALSDLHGRVLERVGADRVVYPERDMGVRVAHNLLSGNIIDYIELMPGYSIVEVTAKEGFIGRTLRELDFRAKYGITVLAIRRGTEVIVAPNPDTTIEKEDVLVAMGEDERLEELEALP, encoded by the coding sequence ATGGCCATGCGCCGGCGGCGTACCCGCCAGTTCGCCGTGATAGGGTTGGGGCGGTTCGGCTCGAGCGTCGCCTCCACCCTTTACAAGCAAGGGCAGGAAGTCCTGGCGATCGACAACGTCGAGGACCGGGTACAGGAGATGGCGCCTCACGTCACTCACGCCGTGCAGGCCGACGCCACCGACGAGCAGGCCATGAGGGCCATCGGGATCCGCAACTTCGACGTGGTCATCGTGGCCATCGGCGAGATCGAGGCCAGCATCCTGGCGACCTCCGTGGTGAAGGGGCTGGGCGTGCGCTACGTGGTGGCCAAGGCGCTCAGCGACCTCCACGGCCGGGTGCTCGAGAGGGTGGGCGCCGACCGGGTCGTCTATCCGGAGCGGGACATGGGCGTCCGGGTGGCGCACAACCTGCTGTCGGGTAATATCATCGACTACATCGAGCTGATGCCGGGTTACAGCATCGTCGAGGTGACGGCCAAGGAGGGCTTCATCGGGCGGACGCTCAGGGAGCTCGACTTCCGGGCCAAGTACGGCATCACGGTGCTGGCCATCCGGCGAGGGACCGAGGTCATCGTGGCTCCCAACCCGGACACGACGATCGAGAAGGAAGACGTGCTGGTGGCGATGGGAGAGGATGAGCGACTCGAAGAGCTCGAAGCCCTTCCTTGA
- the infC gene encoding translation initiation factor IF-3, with protein MSAGRDRCGGGIIRQELRVNEEIRAREVRVVSPEGQQLGILPVREALRLAHERDLDLVEIAPHANPPVCRLMNYGKYKYEQSKKEREARKRQKIVDLKEIRMTPKIEDHDFEVKRKAAERFLSDGDKVKITVRFRGREIVHSDLARTMLNQLAQSLGSISTVERPPRIEGRHMIMILAPRTDVQANKPAAAPAAPVEATGSPAGVAGGRAAAEG; from the coding sequence CTGTCCGCCGGCCGGGATCGTTGCGGGGGTGGGATCATCAGACAGGAGCTCCGGGTCAACGAGGAGATTCGAGCCAGGGAGGTCCGGGTGGTCAGCCCGGAGGGACAGCAGCTCGGTATCCTGCCGGTACGCGAGGCCTTGCGCCTGGCACACGAAAGGGATCTGGACCTGGTCGAGATCGCTCCGCATGCCAACCCTCCCGTGTGCCGGCTGATGAACTACGGGAAGTACAAGTACGAGCAGAGCAAGAAAGAACGGGAAGCCCGCAAGCGCCAGAAGATCGTGGACCTCAAGGAGATCCGCATGACTCCCAAGATCGAGGACCACGACTTCGAGGTGAAGCGCAAGGCCGCGGAGCGTTTCCTGTCCGATGGCGACAAGGTGAAGATCACGGTGCGGTTCCGGGGCCGGGAGATCGTCCACTCGGACCTGGCCCGCACCATGCTCAACCAGCTCGCGCAGAGCCTGGGCTCCATCAGCACGGTGGAGCGGCCTCCGCGGATCGAAGGCCGCCACATGATCATGATCCTGGCACCCCGCACTGACGTGCAGGCCAACAAGCCTGCCGCCGCGCCTGCCGCTCCGGTGGAGGCGACCGGGTCTCCGGCCGGTGTGGCCGGCGGGCGCGCGGCGGCCGAAGGGTGA
- a CDS encoding CPBP family intramembrane glutamic endopeptidase, with protein MRQQERPISLPLLYLTTANFGVLGLVILWMSHSGDHGWWTRFVARPDPWQVLGWGTALALAVVMFEIAVATLLPDRLWADDGTNAYLSNLSHLHIFLLMALTAVAEELFFRAAIQSLLVDWLSSALLGIPIAAVIFAATHVRYLKQPVLLGGAWAIGLALGLGYWLTGSLWTSVWAHFLINFVMSVFGKKGWFLPRREPQVSGRED; from the coding sequence ATGCGACAGCAAGAGCGGCCCATTTCGCTGCCGCTGTTGTACTTGACCACGGCCAACTTCGGCGTTCTGGGTCTCGTCATCCTGTGGATGAGCCACAGTGGTGACCACGGTTGGTGGACGCGCTTCGTGGCGCGGCCGGACCCCTGGCAGGTCTTGGGTTGGGGAACGGCTCTGGCCCTCGCCGTCGTAATGTTTGAGATCGCCGTGGCCACCCTGCTGCCCGACCGGCTGTGGGCCGACGACGGAACCAATGCCTATCTGAGCAACCTGAGCCATCTCCACATCTTCTTGCTCATGGCCCTGACTGCCGTCGCCGAGGAACTCTTCTTTCGCGCGGCCATCCAATCGCTCCTCGTGGACTGGCTGTCCTCCGCCCTCTTGGGTATCCCCATCGCTGCGGTGATCTTTGCAGCGACCCACGTCCGCTATCTCAAGCAACCCGTCCTCCTCGGTGGAGCATGGGCAATCGGACTGGCGTTGGGTCTCGGCTACTGGCTCACCGGAAGCCTGTGGACCTCAGTGTGGGCTCACTTTCTTATCAACTTCGTCATGAGCGTGTTTGGCAAGAAGGGGTGGTTCTTGCCCCGCCGGGAACCGCAGGTGAGCGGCCGAGAAGATTGA
- a CDS encoding YqzL family protein, translating to MLTADFFWKLFEATGSITAYLLYRQVKSLAR from the coding sequence ATGCTCACGGCCGACTTCTTCTGGAAGCTGTTTGAGGCCACGGGTTCCATCACCGCCTACCTGCTCTACCGGCAGGTCAAGAGTCTCGCTCGGTAA
- the rplT gene encoding 50S ribosomal protein L20, with the protein MPRVKGGPYTRRRHRKIVKLAKGYWGARHRWFRMANQSLLKAWSHAYRGRRLKKRDFRRLWITRINAAARMHGMSYSQLMSGLSRAGVAINRKMLADLAVHDDQAFGQLVEAARQALAVPAPAG; encoded by the coding sequence ATGCCCAGGGTGAAGGGTGGGCCGTACACCCGCCGGCGCCACCGCAAGATCGTCAAGCTGGCCAAGGGCTACTGGGGGGCTCGCCACCGGTGGTTCCGCATGGCCAACCAGTCGCTGCTCAAGGCGTGGAGCCACGCGTACCGGGGGCGGCGCCTCAAGAAGCGGGACTTCCGCCGCCTGTGGATCACCCGGATCAACGCAGCCGCCCGTATGCACGGGATGTCGTACAGCCAGTTGATGAGCGGGCTGTCCAGGGCGGGTGTAGCCATCAACCGCAAGATGCTCGCTGACCTGGCCGTCCACGACGACCAGGCCTTCGGCCAGCTGGTGGAAGCCGCCCGCCAGGCCCTGGCCGTGCCGGCGCCGGCGGGGTGA
- a CDS encoding L-lactate permease, which translates to MLQAAVPDALALGAEVGAIMLGGVLLYELMRRAGAYRTVGAWLAREVADPAGRLLLMTLGVAPFVESVTGFGVGAVVTYPLFVQMGFAPQEAGILALLGLVAVPCGALAPGTLVASKLAGVSFQSLGEASAALSLPVFLICGGAAMVVGMGWRQASRQTGKLLIAAASLWGGIWLANRFAGTPPAGALGSLAGIGAGLVMGRASRDPLRTRGSTWERAAPRPEEEMPVVRALVPYVALVGLLVMSPGVVSLAAKMGWSLEAAAGSSLPWLWATCGFASLWFRLSLRTVAAALREALARWAPAALTTVLFVLLGNVMRVSGMAMALAEEASELRWGYLALAPWVGALGGFITGSNTGANAMFAAAQAGAAVRLGYPRLTSRER; encoded by the coding sequence GTGCTCCAGGCGGCGGTGCCCGATGCGCTGGCGCTGGGGGCCGAGGTCGGCGCGATCATGCTGGGGGGCGTGCTGCTCTACGAGCTGATGCGTCGCGCCGGGGCCTACAGGACCGTCGGGGCGTGGCTGGCACGGGAGGTAGCCGACCCGGCGGGTCGGTTGCTGCTGATGACGCTGGGGGTGGCTCCCTTCGTGGAGTCGGTGACGGGCTTCGGCGTGGGGGCGGTGGTCACCTATCCCCTGTTCGTGCAGATGGGATTTGCCCCGCAGGAGGCCGGCATCCTGGCCCTGCTCGGTCTGGTGGCCGTCCCCTGCGGGGCCCTGGCTCCGGGCACGTTGGTGGCGTCCAAGCTTGCCGGGGTGTCATTCCAGAGCCTGGGAGAAGCCAGCGCTGCTTTGTCCCTGCCCGTGTTTCTCATCTGCGGCGGGGCGGCGATGGTGGTGGGCATGGGGTGGCGCCAGGCGTCTCGCCAAACAGGTAAGCTGCTCATCGCGGCGGCGAGCCTGTGGGGAGGTATCTGGTTGGCCAACCGTTTTGCCGGTACCCCACCGGCCGGGGCGTTGGGGAGCCTGGCGGGGATCGGCGCGGGACTGGTCATGGGGCGAGCCAGCAGGGATCCGCTGAGGACCAGGGGGTCAACCTGGGAGCGGGCTGCGCCGCGGCCCGAGGAGGAGATGCCCGTCGTTCGAGCGCTTGTGCCATACGTCGCGCTGGTGGGGCTTCTGGTGATGTCCCCGGGGGTCGTCTCGTTGGCGGCTAAGATGGGATGGAGCCTGGAGGCGGCAGCCGGAAGCTCCCTGCCGTGGCTTTGGGCGACTTGTGGGTTCGCCTCCCTGTGGTTTCGCCTGAGCCTGCGCACGGTAGCGGCGGCACTGCGGGAAGCGTTGGCTCGCTGGGCGCCCGCTGCGTTGACGACGGTGCTTTTCGTTCTGCTGGGCAACGTGATGAGGGTTTCCGGCATGGCGATGGCCCTGGCGGAGGAGGCGTCCGAGCTCCGGTGGGGCTACCTGGCGCTGGCGCCGTGGGTGGGAGCCCTGGGAGGATTCATCACGGGCTCCAACACCGGCGCCAACGCCATGTTCGCGGCTGCGCAGGCCGGGGCCGCCGTACGATTGGGCTACCCGCGCTTGACGTCTCGTGAGAGGTAA
- the rpmI gene encoding 50S ribosomal protein L35, protein MPKMKTHRGAAKRFRTTASGRLRRRHAYHSHLLGPKSPDRKRRLTSDAFVSEREMPRIRRMLPYSQYL, encoded by the coding sequence ATGCCGAAGATGAAGACGCACCGGGGCGCGGCCAAGCGTTTCCGGACCACGGCCTCGGGCCGCCTGCGCCGGCGCCACGCCTATCACAGCCACTTGCTGGGGCCCAAGTCGCCCGATCGCAAGCGCCGGCTCACGTCGGACGCTTTCGTCTCCGAGCGGGAGATGCCCCGGATTCGCCGGATGCTGCCCTATTCGCAGTACCTGTGA
- a CDS encoding DUF445 domain-containing protein: MVTLRLLTVPLVAAGIGWITNVAAVRLLFWPIRPIRIWGTRWYLQGIFPRRQHEIARGIGELVERELLRPEDLVAGIDGARYREEAVWVLEGYVARRMQTQLPRFLPASVRDAMVAYAVRVTRQEAGRAMEAITDRLKERLQEQLRVSSLLGEKLEQLDLVDFEGIILRLIGRELRWIEVLGAVMGFLVGVVQMLLLWP; encoded by the coding sequence GTGGTTACACTTCGGCTGCTGACGGTGCCCCTGGTGGCAGCCGGCATCGGGTGGATCACCAACGTCGCCGCCGTACGCCTGCTTTTCTGGCCGATCCGGCCCATTCGCATCTGGGGCACGCGCTGGTACCTGCAGGGCATCTTCCCGCGCCGCCAGCATGAGATCGCGCGCGGCATCGGCGAGCTGGTCGAGCGGGAGCTCCTGCGGCCCGAGGATCTGGTCGCGGGGATCGATGGCGCCCGGTACCGGGAAGAGGCGGTATGGGTCCTGGAAGGATACGTCGCGCGCCGCATGCAGACCCAGTTGCCCCGTTTCTTGCCGGCAAGCGTGCGGGACGCCATGGTGGCGTACGCCGTCCGGGTTACCCGGCAGGAGGCAGGCCGGGCGATGGAAGCGATCACGGACCGGCTCAAAGAGCGTCTGCAGGAGCAGCTGCGGGTCTCGTCGCTGCTCGGCGAGAAGCTGGAGCAGCTGGACCTGGTCGACTTCGAGGGGATCATCCTCCGGCTGATTGGCCGGGAGCTGCGCTGGATCGAGGTTTTGGGCGCCGTCATGGGCTTTCTCGTGGGAGTCGTCCAGATGCTGCTCCTGTGGCCCTAG
- the thrS gene encoding threonine--tRNA ligase, translated as MAVTGQRVQVWIKGAGEPSWAEPGESVQEVALRLAPGKARDAVVARRNGTLVDLKAPVGEGGEIELLDAQSPAGLDVVRHSTAHLMAQALQRLMPGTRLAIGPTIEDGFYYDVAPPRPLSPDDLPAIEAEMRRIVAEDLPVEREEWPREEALRFFRERGDAYKVEILEELVDQPKVSLYKQGEFIDLCRGPHVPSTGHLGHFKLLHLAGAYWRGDSRRDMLTRIYGTAFASDEALAEHLRMLEEAARRDHRRLGRELGLFLFADEGPGFPFWLPAGVIVRNALVEFSRAEQQRRGYLEVSTPLVLRDSLWRRSGHYDHYRENMYFTEIEGESFAIKPMNCPGAFLIYASEVRSYRDLPLRLMEFGLVHRHELSGVLNGLKRVRAFTQDDAHLFLRPDQITQEVVGVLELIEHIYGTFGFAYRIELSTRPDNAMGPEELWDQATAALREALDQSGRPYQVHEGEGAFYGPKIDFHVRDSLNRSWQCGTIQLDFMNPERFDLTYVGQDGQKHRPVVIHRALFGSLERFLAVLIEHYAGALPLWLSPVQVRVIPVADRHAPRAGEVAGRLVAAGLRAEVDAREEKLGYKIRDAQVRKVPYMVVIGDKEVQSGLVAVRHRSEGDLGSMGLEELERRLVEEAAARR; from the coding sequence ATGGCAGTGACGGGACAGCGGGTGCAGGTGTGGATCAAAGGGGCCGGGGAGCCCTCGTGGGCCGAGCCCGGGGAGAGTGTCCAGGAAGTCGCGCTGCGCCTTGCGCCCGGCAAGGCCAGGGATGCGGTCGTGGCGCGGCGCAACGGCACGCTGGTGGATTTGAAGGCGCCGGTCGGCGAGGGCGGTGAGATCGAGCTCCTGGACGCACAATCGCCGGCGGGGCTTGACGTCGTCCGGCACAGCACCGCCCATCTCATGGCCCAGGCGCTGCAGCGGTTGATGCCGGGCACGCGGCTTGCGATCGGCCCCACCATCGAAGACGGGTTTTACTACGACGTGGCGCCCCCGCGCCCGCTCTCGCCCGACGACCTGCCCGCCATCGAGGCGGAGATGCGCCGCATCGTGGCCGAAGACCTGCCCGTCGAACGCGAGGAGTGGCCCCGGGAGGAGGCCCTGCGCTTTTTCCGGGAGCGGGGAGACGCCTACAAGGTGGAGATCCTGGAAGAGCTGGTCGACCAGCCGAAAGTGAGCCTCTACAAACAGGGAGAGTTCATCGACCTGTGCCGGGGGCCGCACGTGCCGAGCACGGGTCACCTGGGCCACTTCAAGCTGCTCCACCTGGCGGGGGCTTACTGGCGGGGCGACTCCCGCCGGGACATGCTGACCCGCATCTATGGGACGGCCTTCGCCTCCGACGAGGCTCTGGCGGAGCACCTGCGCATGTTGGAAGAGGCGGCACGCCGGGATCACCGCCGGCTGGGCCGGGAACTCGGCCTCTTCCTGTTCGCCGACGAGGGCCCGGGGTTCCCGTTCTGGCTGCCCGCGGGCGTCATCGTTCGAAACGCCCTGGTCGAGTTCTCCCGGGCGGAGCAACAGCGCCGCGGCTACCTCGAGGTGAGCACGCCCCTGGTGCTGCGGGATTCGCTCTGGCGCCGGTCGGGGCATTACGACCACTACCGGGAGAACATGTACTTCACGGAGATCGAGGGCGAGAGCTTCGCCATCAAGCCCATGAACTGCCCCGGCGCGTTCCTCATCTACGCCTCCGAGGTGCGCAGCTACCGGGATCTGCCCCTGCGGCTCATGGAATTCGGCCTGGTGCACCGCCACGAGCTGTCCGGCGTGCTCAACGGGTTGAAGCGGGTGCGAGCGTTCACCCAGGACGACGCCCATCTCTTCCTGCGCCCCGACCAGATCACCCAGGAAGTCGTCGGGGTGCTGGAGCTCATCGAACACATCTATGGCACGTTTGGCTTTGCGTACCGCATCGAGCTGTCGACCCGCCCCGACAACGCCATGGGCCCGGAAGAGCTCTGGGATCAGGCGACGGCGGCGCTCCGGGAGGCGCTCGATCAGAGCGGCCGGCCCTACCAGGTCCATGAGGGAGAAGGGGCCTTCTACGGGCCCAAGATCGACTTCCACGTGCGGGACAGCCTCAACCGCAGCTGGCAATGCGGGACGATCCAGCTCGACTTCATGAACCCCGAGCGCTTCGACCTCACCTACGTGGGGCAGGACGGGCAAAAGCACCGCCCGGTCGTGATTCACCGGGCGCTGTTCGGGAGCCTGGAGCGGTTCCTGGCCGTACTCATCGAGCACTACGCCGGGGCGCTGCCGCTGTGGCTGTCTCCGGTGCAGGTCCGGGTCATCCCGGTGGCCGACCGGCACGCGCCGAGGGCCGGGGAGGTGGCGGGGCGGCTGGTGGCGGCGGGGCTGCGGGCGGAGGTGGACGCCCGGGAGGAGAAGCTCGGCTACAAGATCCGGGACGCCCAGGTGCGCAAGGTGCCATACATGGTGGTCATCGGGGATAAGGAGGTCCAGTCGGGCCTGGTGGCGGTGCGCCACCGGTCGGAAGGGGACCTGGGAAGCATGGGCCTCGAGGAGCTGGAGCGACGCCTCGTGGAGGAGGCCGCCGCACGGCGCTGA
- a CDS encoding TrmH family RNA methyltransferase: MSDSKSSKPFLESPRHPLVQALKQLKEKPAERRRQGRLLIEGRRLIQDALDAGVQVDVILAGEQAAGDPATAELLERARSAGSRVYACGPRVIRALADTEHPQGIVAAVAAREPALPAPEQLEPPVVLVDGVQDPGNVGTIVRTAAAAGVGAVVLDLHSADLWNPKVVRASAGAVFRVTAVRLERPGALEELAGRLRRLGWAIMGLDPRGGRRYFDEALTGRVALVVGSEGWGLSEAMEKQCTHLLRIPLEAGVESLNVATATAIVLFEAARQRARALENGGRL, from the coding sequence ATGAGCGACTCGAAGAGCTCGAAGCCCTTCCTTGAGAGCCCCCGCCACCCGCTGGTGCAGGCCCTCAAGCAGCTCAAGGAGAAGCCGGCCGAGCGCCGGCGCCAGGGCCGCTTGCTTATCGAGGGACGCCGCCTGATCCAGGACGCGCTCGACGCGGGCGTACAGGTCGACGTGATCCTGGCCGGGGAGCAGGCGGCGGGCGACCCGGCGACGGCCGAGCTGCTCGAGCGAGCCCGTAGCGCAGGAAGCCGCGTTTACGCCTGCGGCCCCCGGGTCATCCGGGCACTGGCCGACACGGAGCATCCCCAGGGCATCGTCGCTGCGGTGGCGGCCCGCGAGCCGGCACTGCCCGCTCCCGAACAACTCGAGCCCCCGGTCGTCCTCGTCGACGGCGTCCAGGATCCGGGCAACGTCGGCACCATCGTCCGAACGGCCGCAGCCGCCGGGGTAGGGGCCGTCGTCCTCGACCTCCACTCGGCCGACCTGTGGAACCCCAAGGTGGTTCGCGCGAGCGCGGGCGCCGTCTTCCGGGTCACCGCCGTCCGACTGGAGCGGCCGGGCGCGCTGGAGGAGCTGGCCGGCCGCCTTCGGCGGCTCGGATGGGCCATCATGGGGCTCGACCCTCGTGGGGGGCGGCGTTACTTCGACGAAGCCCTCACCGGGCGGGTGGCGCTGGTCGTGGGCAGCGAGGGCTGGGGCCTGTCGGAGGCCATGGAAAAACAGTGCACCCACCTGCTCCGGATCCCGCTCGAGGCAGGGGTGGAATCCCTCAACGTCGCCACGGCTACGGCCATCGTCCTCTTCGAGGCGGCCCGCCAGCGTGCCCGAGCTCTGGAAAACGGCGGCCGGTTGTGA
- the ytxC gene encoding sporulation protein YtxC: protein MKGRRPGDAVRGCTMMTVGVWRSHREVVASRLDQAVGMLSDKGIMTRVTERVDGSYTFFVYELGPADGPAGPGSPASAWAPILRSHLAGLLADAVLGPLTDRWLARFLATEARRRRYDLSAARRARALQLARQLVEGPDAGDGANGGMTPPVTAPPAGTAGQGRTGATNLARWHARVARQILESLTERPDGLVLEGIVWFRLGAYVQALRRAAAAAVGELAAEREEQRSTGPWRSLWLGPPPRIYEVHVLRGSAGKLRIVDRWGMPATRRYPGDTSASDSFTEEVAVAQLVRLNPRRIFIHLPDEATIQSAVRAAFPGRVHTCRGCPRCSARQAASTPSPSPTPAPAH, encoded by the coding sequence ATGAAGGGACGGCGCCCGGGGGATGCTGTGCGGGGATGCACCATGATGACGGTTGGCGTCTGGCGGAGCCACCGGGAGGTCGTGGCCTCGCGCCTCGACCAGGCGGTGGGCATGCTGAGCGACAAGGGCATCATGACCCGGGTGACCGAGAGGGTCGACGGCTCCTACACCTTCTTCGTCTACGAGCTGGGGCCGGCCGACGGGCCTGCCGGTCCGGGCAGTCCGGCTTCGGCGTGGGCGCCCATCCTGCGGTCGCACCTGGCGGGCCTGTTGGCGGACGCGGTGCTGGGGCCCCTGACGGACCGGTGGCTCGCCCGCTTCCTGGCGACCGAGGCCCGGCGGCGCCGCTACGACTTGTCGGCGGCGCGCCGTGCCAGGGCCCTGCAGCTTGCCCGGCAGCTCGTGGAAGGTCCCGATGCGGGGGACGGGGCAAATGGCGGCATGACGCCACCTGTGACAGCTCCCCCGGCAGGGACGGCCGGCCAGGGGCGCACCGGCGCGACGAACCTGGCGAGATGGCACGCGCGCGTGGCGCGCCAGATCCTGGAGAGCCTGACGGAACGCCCCGACGGCCTGGTGCTCGAGGGGATCGTCTGGTTTCGATTGGGCGCCTACGTGCAGGCCCTGCGGCGAGCCGCAGCCGCTGCCGTCGGGGAACTGGCGGCCGAGCGAGAAGAGCAGCGGAGCACCGGACCATGGCGCAGCCTGTGGCTGGGCCCGCCGCCCCGCATCTACGAGGTGCACGTCCTGCGAGGCAGCGCCGGCAAGCTGCGGATCGTGGACCGGTGGGGGATGCCGGCTACCCGGCGCTATCCGGGCGACACCAGCGCGTCCGACAGCTTCACCGAGGAGGTCGCCGTCGCCCAGCTGGTCCGGCTCAACCCGCGGCGGATCTTCATCCACTTGCCGGACGAGGCGACCATCCAGTCCGCCGTGCGGGCGGCCTTCCCGGGGCGGGTCCACACGTGCCGGGGATGTCCCCGTTGCAGCGCCCGGCAGGCGGCCAGCACACCCTCGCCTTCTCCGACGCCGGCACCGGCCCATTGA